In Fusobacterium canifelinum, a genomic segment contains:
- a CDS encoding MFS transporter, producing the protein MKKLTTKVQVLYALGVSYAIVDQIFAQWILYFYLPSENSGLKPFMAPVLVSIALAVSRFVDMITDPLVGFLSDRYNSKYGRRIPFVAVGTIPLILVTIAFFYPPTNSEIASFYYLMIVGSLFFTFYTIVGAPYNALIPEIGRTPEERLNLSTWQSVFRLSYTAIAMILPGILVKMIGGDDALFGIRGMIMLLCVIVFVGLAITVFTVRERDYSTGEVSNVSFKDTIGIIIKNKNFILYLFGMMFFFIGFNNLRAIMNYYVEDIMGYGKKEITIASAILFGAAALCFYPTNKLSKKYGYRKVMLCCLAMLIVMTSMLFFLGKVFPVSFGFPLFGLIGIPLAGAAFIFPPAMLSEISTQISEDSGARIEGISFGIQGFFMKTSFLISIVTLPIILVMGNGVDIITAITSGVSKVEKTGIYLASLSSVFFFIISFIFYYNYSDSKKAIIKK; encoded by the coding sequence ATGAAAAAATTAACAACAAAAGTTCAAGTGTTATATGCACTTGGAGTGAGCTATGCCATTGTGGATCAAATATTTGCACAATGGATACTATATTTTTATTTACCATCTGAAAATTCAGGTTTAAAACCATTTATGGCACCAGTTTTGGTTTCAATAGCCTTAGCAGTTTCAAGATTTGTGGATATGATAACAGATCCTTTGGTTGGTTTCTTATCTGATAGATACAATAGTAAATATGGAAGAAGAATACCTTTTGTTGCAGTTGGAACGATTCCATTGATACTAGTTACAATAGCATTTTTCTATCCGCCAACAAATAGTGAAATAGCAAGTTTTTACTATTTAATGATAGTTGGTTCACTGTTCTTTACTTTTTATACAATAGTTGGAGCACCATATAATGCATTAATTCCTGAAATTGGAAGAACTCCAGAGGAAAGATTAAATCTATCAACTTGGCAATCTGTTTTTAGATTATCTTACACAGCAATAGCAATGATTTTACCAGGAATTTTAGTAAAAATGATAGGTGGAGATGATGCACTTTTTGGAATAAGAGGAATGATAATGCTTTTATGCGTAATAGTTTTTGTTGGTCTTGCTATTACAGTATTCACAGTTAGAGAAAGAGATTATTCAACAGGAGAAGTATCAAATGTAAGTTTTAAAGATACAATAGGAATTATAATAAAAAATAAGAATTTTATTTTATATCTTTTTGGAATGATGTTTTTCTTTATAGGTTTCAATAATTTAAGAGCTATTATGAACTACTATGTAGAAGATATTATGGGTTATGGAAAAAAGGAAATAACCATTGCTTCAGCAATATTATTTGGAGCAGCAGCTCTATGTTTCTATCCAACAAATAAGTTATCAAAAAAATATGGATATAGAAAAGTTATGTTATGTTGTCTAGCAATGTTAATAGTTATGACTTCTATGTTATTTTTCTTGGGAAAAGTATTTCCAGTAAGTTTTGGTTTTCCATTGTTTGGACTTATTGGTATACCTCTTGCAGGAGCAGCATTTATTTTCCCACCTGCTATGTTAAGTGAAATAAGTACACAAATTAGTGAGGACTCAGGAGCAAGAATAGAAGGAATTTCATTTGGAATACAAGGTTTCTTTATGAAAACTTCATTTTTAATTTCAATAGTAACTCTACCAATAATTTTAGTTATGGGTAATGGTGTTGATATAATCACAGCTATAACAAGTGGAGTTAGTAAGGTTGAAAAAACTGGAATTTATCTAGCTTCATTAAGTTCAGTATTTTTCTTTATAATTTCATTTATTTTTTATTATAACTATTCAGATAGCAAGAAAGCTATTATAAAGAAATAA
- the uvrB gene encoding excinuclease ABC subunit UvrB, whose product MENNLFKIHSDYKPTGDQPTAIDSIVKNIENGVKDQVLLGVTGSGKTFTIANVIERVQRPSLIIAPNKTLAAQLYSEYKKFFPENAVEYFVSYYDYYQPEAYIKTTDTYIEKDSSVNDEIDKLRNAATAALIHRRDVIIVASVSSIYGLGSPDTYRKMTIPIDKQTGISRKELMKRLITLRYDRNDVAFERGQFRIKGDVIDIYPSYMSNGYRLEYWGDDLEEISEINTLTGQKVKKNLERIVIYPATQYLTADDDKDRIIQEIKEDLKVEVKKFEDDKKLLEAQRLRQRTEYDLEMITEIGYCKGIENYSRYLAGKNPGDTPDTLFEYFPKDFLLFIDESHITVPQVRGMYNGDRARKESLVENGFRLKAALDNRPLRFEEFREKSNQTVFISATPGDFEVEVSDNHIAEQLIRPTGIVDPEIEIRPTKNQVDDLLDEIRKRVAKRERVLVTTLTKKIAEELTEYYIELGVKVKYMHSDIDTLERIEIIRALRKGEIDVIIGINLLREGLDIPEVSLVAIMEADKEGFLRSRRSLVQTIGRAARNVEGRVILYADIMTDSMKEAITETERRRKIQKEYNAYNHIDPKSIIKEIAEDLINLDYGIEEKKFENDKKVFRNKTDIEKEITKLEKKIKKLVEELDFEQAIVLRDEMLKLKELLLEF is encoded by the coding sequence ATGGAAAATAATTTATTTAAAATACATTCAGACTATAAGCCAACAGGGGACCAACCTACTGCAATAGATAGTATAGTAAAAAATATAGAAAATGGAGTTAAAGACCAAGTTCTATTGGGAGTAACAGGTTCTGGAAAAACATTTACAATAGCCAATGTTATTGAAAGAGTACAAAGACCATCTTTAATAATTGCACCAAATAAGACTTTGGCAGCACAACTTTATTCAGAGTATAAAAAATTCTTCCCAGAGAATGCTGTTGAATATTTTGTTTCATATTATGATTACTATCAACCAGAAGCCTATATAAAAACAACAGATACATACATAGAGAAAGATTCATCAGTAAATGATGAAATCGATAAACTTCGTAATGCAGCAACAGCAGCTTTAATACATAGAAGAGATGTTATTATTGTAGCTTCTGTATCATCTATTTATGGTTTGGGGTCTCCAGATACATATAGAAAAATGACAATACCAATAGATAAGCAGACAGGAATTTCAAGAAAAGAATTAATGAAAAGATTGATTACTTTAAGATATGATAGAAATGATGTAGCTTTTGAAAGAGGGCAATTTAGAATAAAGGGCGATGTAATAGATATTTACCCATCATATATGAGTAATGGATATAGACTTGAATATTGGGGAGATGACTTAGAAGAAATCTCTGAAATAAATACTTTAACAGGGCAAAAAGTTAAAAAGAATTTAGAAAGAATAGTTATCTATCCTGCAACTCAATATTTAACAGCAGATGATGATAAAGATAGAATTATACAAGAAATTAAAGAAGATTTAAAAGTTGAAGTAAAAAAGTTTGAAGATGATAAAAAACTTTTAGAAGCACAAAGGCTAAGACAAAGAACAGAATATGATTTAGAAATGATAACTGAAATTGGTTATTGTAAAGGTATAGAAAATTATTCAAGGTATTTAGCTGGTAAAAATCCCGGAGATACACCAGACACTTTATTTGAATATTTTCCAAAAGATTTTTTGCTATTTATAGATGAATCACATATTACAGTACCACAAGTAAGAGGAATGTACAATGGAGATAGAGCAAGAAAGGAATCTTTAGTTGAAAATGGTTTTAGATTAAAAGCTGCCTTAGATAACAGACCTTTAAGATTTGAAGAATTTAGAGAAAAATCTAATCAAACAGTTTTTATTTCAGCAACACCAGGAGATTTTGAAGTTGAAGTTTCTGATAATCATATAGCAGAACAACTTATAAGACCAACAGGGATAGTTGACCCAGAAATTGAAATAAGACCTACTAAAAATCAAGTGGATGATTTATTGGATGAAATAAGAAAAAGAGTAGCTAAAAGGGAAAGAGTTTTGGTTACAACTCTTACAAAAAAAATAGCAGAAGAATTAACAGAATATTATATTGAACTAGGTGTAAAAGTAAAATATATGCACTCTGATATTGATACTCTAGAAAGAATTGAAATAATAAGGGCTTTAAGAAAAGGTGAAATTGATGTCATAATAGGAATTAACCTTTTAAGAGAAGGACTTGATATTCCAGAAGTTTCATTGGTAGCAATTATGGAAGCAGATAAGGAAGGATTTTTAAGAAGTAGAAGGTCTTTAGTTCAAACAATAGGAAGAGCTGCAAGAAATGTTGAAGGTAGAGTAATTTTATATGCAGATATTATGACAGATTCTATGAAAGAAGCCATAACTGAAACTGAAAGAAGAAGAAAAATTCAAAAGGAATATAATGCATATAATCATATAGATCCAAAGAGCATTATCAAAGAGATAGCAGAAGATTTAATTAATTTAGATTATGGTATTGAAGAAAAGAAATTTGAAAATGATAAAAAAGTTTTTAGAAACAAAACAGATATTGAAAAAGAAATAACTAAACTTGAAAAGAAAATTAAAAAGCTTGTTGAAGAATTAGATTTTGAACAGGCGATAGTTTTAAGAGATGAAATGTTAAAGTTAAAAGAATTATTATTGGAATTTTAG
- a CDS encoding ComEC/Rec2 family competence protein: MKKLFLLMILLVVLMLRFSLSVRVTEIFQKEVYRMNLSLEDGKIKVLKINNKYPLKNIYGKLGYKENGKYEGYFLVKSIKEYENIYFVELEDIKSTKIEDNFLEKYLQTIFNRAEEDYSYGIKNINRAILLGDNTRIKKDLKEKIRYIGLSHIFAMSGLHIGLVIAIFYFIFKKSIKNKRLIEILLLVSITIYYLSVKESPSFTRAYIMAVVYLLGKLFYEKVDLGKILFISAAVSIFINPTDIFSVSFQLSYGAMIAIAYIFPYLRKINYKKFKILDYILFTTTIQIFLIPITVYYFNSMQFLSVISNLILLPLASFYITVNYIALFLENFYLSFLLKPIIEILYKILIYFIDFFAELPYLSVEYENKNLIYIYIVFLVIIVIYKNIKRKD, translated from the coding sequence ATGAAAAAGTTATTCTTATTAATGATTTTATTAGTTGTATTAATGCTTAGATTTTCATTATCAGTTAGAGTAACAGAAATTTTTCAAAAAGAAGTATACAGAATGAATTTAAGTCTTGAAGATGGAAAAATTAAGGTTTTAAAAATTAATAATAAATATCCTTTAAAAAATATTTATGGAAAATTAGGATATAAAGAAAATGGAAAATATGAAGGATATTTTTTAGTGAAATCTATTAAAGAATATGAAAATATTTATTTTGTTGAACTTGAAGATATTAAATCTACAAAAATAGAAGATAATTTTTTAGAAAAGTATCTTCAAACTATTTTTAATAGAGCAGAAGAAGATTATTCTTATGGAATTAAAAATATAAATAGAGCAATACTATTAGGGGATAATACCAGAATAAAAAAAGATTTAAAAGAAAAAATTAGATATATAGGTTTATCTCATATTTTTGCTATGTCAGGACTACATATAGGATTGGTTATTGCTATTTTTTATTTTATTTTTAAGAAAAGTATAAAAAATAAAAGATTAATTGAAATTTTACTTTTAGTTTCAATTACTATATATTATCTCTCAGTTAAAGAAAGTCCTTCATTTACAAGGGCATATATAATGGCAGTAGTTTATTTACTTGGAAAATTATTTTATGAAAAAGTTGATTTAGGAAAGATATTATTTATAAGTGCAGCAGTATCAATCTTTATAAATCCAACAGACATTTTCTCTGTATCTTTTCAACTTTCTTATGGAGCTATGATAGCAATAGCATATATTTTTCCTTATTTGAGAAAAATAAATTACAAAAAATTTAAAATTTTAGACTATATTCTATTTACAACAACTATTCAAATATTTTTAATACCTATAACAGTTTATTATTTTAATAGCATGCAATTTTTATCTGTGATATCAAATTTAATACTATTACCATTAGCAAGTTTCTATATTACAGTAAACTATATAGCATTATTTTTAGAAAATTTTTATCTATCATTTTTATTAAAACCTATTATTGAAATTCTTTATAAGATTTTAATTTATTTTATAGATTTCTTTGCAGAATTACCTTATTTATCAGTGGAATATGAAAATAAAAATTTGATATATATTTATATAGTTTTTTTAGTTATAATTGTGATATATAAAAATATAAAAAGAAAAGATTAG
- a CDS encoding ABC transporter substrate-binding protein encodes MKKIKYLLSVIFAIFMLVACGEKKEEAKTEAPVELKKVDFLLDWVPNTNHTGLYVAKEKGYFAEEGIDLDIKQPANESTSDLVINNKAPMGVYFQDYMASKLAKGAPITAVAAIIENNTSGIITNKKLNINSPKELAGHKYGTWDIPIELNMLQFIIEKDGGDFSKVELVPNTDDNSITPLSNGAFDAAPVYYAWDKIMGDSLGIETNFFYYKDYASELNFYSPVIIANNDYLKDNKEEATKILRAIKKGYQYAMEHPEEAAEILIKYAPELENKKAMIIESQKYLATQYASDKDKWGYIDPVRWNAFYNWLNEKGLTKNPIPENTGFSNDYLE; translated from the coding sequence ATGAAAAAGATTAAGTATTTATTATCTGTAATTTTTGCAATTTTTATGTTAGTTGCCTGTGGAGAAAAAAAGGAAGAAGCTAAAACAGAAGCTCCTGTTGAATTAAAAAAGGTTGATTTTTTACTTGATTGGGTTCCTAATACTAACCACACTGGACTTTATGTTGCTAAAGAAAAAGGATATTTTGCAGAAGAAGGAATTGATTTAGATATTAAACAACCTGCTAATGAAAGTACATCTGATTTAGTTATCAATAATAAAGCACCTATGGGAGTTTACTTCCAAGATTATATGGCTTCTAAATTAGCAAAGGGAGCACCAATAACTGCTGTTGCTGCAATTATTGAAAATAATACTTCTGGAATAATAACTAATAAAAAATTAAATATTAATAGTCCAAAAGAATTAGCTGGACATAAATATGGTACTTGGGATATTCCAATAGAACTTAATATGTTACAATTTATTATAGAAAAAGATGGTGGAGATTTTTCAAAAGTTGAGCTTGTTCCTAACACTGATGATAACTCAATAACTCCTCTTTCAAATGGAGCTTTTGATGCAGCACCTGTTTACTATGCTTGGGATAAAATTATGGGAGATAGTTTAGGAATTGAAACTAATTTCTTTTACTATAAGGATTATGCTTCTGAATTAAATTTCTATTCTCCTGTAATTATTGCTAACAATGATTATTTAAAAGATAATAAAGAAGAAGCTACAAAGATACTAAGAGCTATTAAAAAAGGTTACCAATATGCTATGGAACACCCAGAAGAAGCAGCTGAAATTTTAATAAAATATGCTCCTGAACTTGAAAATAAGAAAGCTATGATTATAGAGTCTCAAAAATATTTAGCTACTCAATATGCTAGTGATAAAGATAAATGGGGATATATAGATCCAGTTCGTTGGAATGCTTTCTATAACTGGTTAAATGAAAAAGGACTAACTAAAAATCCTATTCCTGAAAATACAGGTTTCTCAAATGACTACTTAGAATAA
- a CDS encoding ATP-binding cassette domain-containing protein: MKNILDIKNLSYSFGNNPILKDINIHVNENEMVAIVGSSGVGKSTLFNLIAGVLKKQTGEITINGSEDYIGKVAYMLQKDLLFEHKTIIDNVILPLIIAKIDKKEALEEGNKILKQFNLDKYANKYPQQLSGGMRQRVALIRTYMFKRNIFLLDEAFSALDAITKKELHKWYLNLKKEFNLTTLLITHDIEEAIFLSDRIYILGNKPGEIIGEIKIEINPNEDMDVQRLFYKKEILNIMNIE, translated from the coding sequence ATGAAAAATATATTAGATATTAAAAATTTATCTTATTCTTTTGGAAATAATCCAATCTTAAAAGATATAAATATTCATGTCAATGAAAATGAAATGGTTGCTATTGTTGGTAGTAGTGGGGTTGGAAAATCTACTCTTTTCAATTTAATTGCTGGTGTTTTAAAAAAACAGACAGGAGAAATTACTATCAATGGCAGTGAAGATTATATAGGTAAGGTTGCATATATGTTGCAAAAAGATTTACTTTTTGAACATAAAACTATAATTGATAATGTAATTTTACCTTTAATTATAGCAAAAATTGATAAAAAAGAGGCTCTTGAAGAAGGAAATAAAATTTTAAAACAATTTAATTTAGATAAGTATGCTAATAAATATCCACAACAATTAAGTGGAGGAATGAGACAAAGGGTAGCTCTTATTAGAACTTATATGTTTAAAAGAAATATTTTTCTTTTAGATGAGGCCTTTTCTGCTCTTGATGCTATTACTAAAAAAGAGTTACATAAATGGTATCTTAATTTAAAAAAAGAGTTTAATTTAACAACATTACTTATAACTCATGATATTGAAGAAGCTATATTTTTAAGTGATAGAATTTATATCTTAGGAAATAAACCAGGAGAAATTATTGGAGAGATTAAAATTGAAATTAATCCTAATGAAGACATGGATGTTCAAAGATTATTTTATAAGAAAGAGATTTTAAATATTATGAATATTGAATAA
- a CDS encoding McrB family protein: protein MNEILDNNINQQFQELIIRTLGIITRNKTQKHIPISINPLKEQFQEYYKDDVFWKFESRDSVPWMCFWTRKLANEPANGIYPMFYSYSGKQNGIEVKYLILAFGKSVKKEPKINWDSRLPLKNINDFFYELGIKELPSYKNEINYGSSMVYKAYKVNQEKFNDINFQNQIFNDFQNLFEYYLTYAKYITYEKNYNRIIESKEELEIIYEKEFNKIIKTLDSYRNSSKIEENKVEENIEDNFNQIKDEFNFPLNTILYGPPGTGKTYNSIFYSVRIVEKDKSIFDMKNNNEDIFKKFKEYKSKDLIKFITFHQSYGYEDFIEGIRPDLDNENRDLKYTLRSGIFKDICNKAKSDKENNYVLIIDEINRGNISKIFGELISLIEPSKREGNKEELEVILPYSKESFTLPKNLYILGTMNIADRSIALLDNALRRRFYFIEMMPKYELLKDIKINNIDLGLLLSTINERIEFLLDREHTIGHSYFLNINSFEDLVSVFKNSIIPLLMEYFYDDFEKIKSILGDNDFIFSKNISINLKGNNPTKYVYEINEVALKVPKNYQKIYSSNEDEE, encoded by the coding sequence ATGAATGAAATATTAGATAATAATATAAATCAACAATTTCAAGAATTGATTATTAGAACATTAGGAATTATAACTCGTAATAAAACGCAAAAACATATACCAATATCTATTAATCCGTTAAAAGAACAATTTCAAGAATATTATAAAGATGATGTTTTTTGGAAATTTGAAAGTAGAGATTCAGTTCCATGGATGTGTTTTTGGACTAGAAAATTAGCTAATGAGCCAGCAAATGGAATTTATCCTATGTTCTATTCTTACTCTGGTAAACAAAATGGAATAGAGGTTAAGTATCTTATTTTAGCATTTGGAAAAAGTGTAAAAAAAGAACCTAAAATTAATTGGGATAGTAGACTACCTTTAAAAAATATTAATGATTTTTTCTATGAATTAGGTATAAAAGAACTTCCTTCTTATAAAAATGAAATTAATTATGGCTCCTCTATGGTATATAAGGCATACAAAGTAAATCAAGAAAAATTTAATGATATTAATTTTCAAAATCAAATTTTTAATGATTTTCAAAATTTATTTGAATATTACTTAACTTATGCAAAATATATAACTTATGAGAAAAATTATAATAGAATAATTGAAAGTAAAGAAGAATTAGAAATAATTTACGAAAAAGAATTTAATAAGATTATAAAAACATTAGATAGTTATCGTAATAGTTCAAAAATTGAAGAAAATAAAGTAGAAGAGAATATTGAAGATAATTTTAATCAAATAAAAGATGAATTTAATTTCCCTTTAAATACAATATTGTATGGACCACCAGGGACAGGAAAGACGTATAATTCAATATTTTATTCAGTTAGAATTGTTGAAAAAGACAAATCTATTTTTGATATGAAAAATAATAATGAAGATATATTTAAAAAATTTAAAGAGTATAAAAGCAAAGATTTAATAAAATTTATTACATTTCATCAATCTTATGGTTATGAAGATTTTATTGAGGGAATAAGACCAGATTTAGATAATGAAAATAGAGATTTAAAATATACTCTTCGTTCTGGAATATTTAAAGATATATGTAATAAAGCAAAAAGTGACAAGGAAAATAATTATGTTTTAATTATTGATGAAATAAATAGGGGAAATATTTCAAAAATTTTTGGTGAGTTAATTTCTTTAATTGAACCTTCTAAAAGAGAAGGAAATAAAGAAGAATTAGAAGTTATCTTACCTTATTCAAAAGAAAGTTTTACTCTTCCAAAGAATCTTTATATTCTTGGAACAATGAATATAGCAGATAGATCTATTGCTTTATTGGATAATGCACTTCGTAGAAGATTTTATTTTATAGAAATGATGCCAAAATATGAACTTTTAAAAGATATAAAAATAAATAATATCGATTTAGGTTTATTGTTATCAACTATTAATGAAAGAATTGAATTTTTACTAGATAGGGAACATACAATAGGACATTCATATTTTTTAAATATAAATTCTTTTGAAGATTTAGTAAGTGTATTTAAAAATTCTATCATACCATTATTAATGGAGTATTTTTATGATGATTTTGAAAAAATAAAGTCAATTTTAGGAGATAATGATTTTATTTTTTCAAAAAATATTTCTATAAATTTAAAAGGAAATAATCCAACAAAATATGTTTATGAAATAAATGAGGTAGCATTAAAAGTTCCTAAAAACTATCAAAAAATATATTCTTCTAACGAAGATGAGGAATAG
- a CDS encoding McrC family protein yields MEEKVFTFREFQKITYSKNKKLFSKLKKYIIDYNLEDDYEFFKILKDAIIVQNFVGTIPLDDIQIEILPKIPLVENNVEAEKIRFLEILQSIDYFKEKLFNKSKIAIKDISILEIFIQFFIEEVESIVKKGLIYRYNNRSENMNIFKGKLDIDNHIKYNFSHKEKFYVKFHEFSVNSLENIFVKMTIQKLKKISVNYKNKEKLKKLEHYFENVVILDNSLENLKYITFDRMNNYYKNAIQWAKIFLNNQSSSIFSTNSGEITSILFPMENIFENYITNKLRNLVQEKYYSQLIIKAQDNSCSIFSSIKLNNTKIDSDILRIKPDIVIKNKDTKEIFILDTKWKVLNKLDDKLKISTEDIYQMLAYVKTYNDRSKNYICKKAYLIYPTTNVNKNIFNSKDKLILSTNEFELNIYFIDLSSEKNTEESLINVLNNFCKS; encoded by the coding sequence ATGGAAGAAAAGGTGTTTACTTTTAGAGAATTTCAGAAAATAACTTACAGTAAAAATAAAAAACTATTTTCTAAATTAAAGAAATATATTATTGATTATAATTTAGAAGATGATTATGAATTTTTTAAAATTTTAAAAGATGCTATAATTGTTCAAAATTTTGTAGGAACGATACCTCTTGATGATATTCAAATAGAAATACTACCTAAAATTCCTTTGGTAGAAAATAATGTTGAAGCAGAAAAAATTAGATTTTTAGAAATATTACAAAGTATTGATTATTTTAAAGAAAAGCTTTTTAATAAGTCAAAAATTGCAATAAAAGATATATCAATTTTGGAAATATTTATACAATTTTTTATAGAAGAAGTGGAAAGTATTGTGAAAAAGGGATTGATATATAGATATAATAATAGAAGTGAAAATATGAATATATTTAAGGGAAAATTAGATATAGATAATCATATAAAATATAATTTTTCACATAAAGAAAAATTTTATGTAAAATTTCACGAGTTTTCTGTAAATTCCTTAGAGAATATTTTTGTTAAGATGACTATTCAAAAATTAAAAAAAATTTCTGTTAATTATAAAAATAAAGAAAAGCTAAAAAAACTTGAGCATTACTTTGAAAATGTTGTTATTTTAGATAATTCTTTAGAGAATTTAAAATATATTACTTTTGATAGAATGAACAATTATTATAAAAATGCTATTCAATGGGCTAAAATATTTTTGAATAATCAATCATCTTCAATTTTTTCAACAAATAGTGGAGAAATAACAAGTATTCTATTCCCAATGGAAAATATTTTTGAAAATTATATAACAAATAAATTGAGAAATCTTGTCCAAGAAAAATATTATAGTCAACTTATTATTAAAGCACAAGATAACTCTTGTTCAATATTTTCAAGTATAAAATTGAATAATACTAAAATAGATAGTGATATTTTGAGAATAAAACCTGATATTGTTATAAAAAATAAAGATACTAAGGAAATATTTATTTTAGATACTAAATGGAAAGTATTAAATAAATTAGATGATAAATTAAAAATTTCAACAGAAGATATTTATCAAATGCTAGCTTATGTAAAAACATATAATGATAGAAGTAAAAATTATATTTGTAAAAAAGCATATTTAATCTACCCAACTACAAATGTAAATAAAAATATATTTAACTCAAAAGATAAATTGATACTTAGTACTAATGAGTTTGAGTTAAATATTTACTTCATTGACTTGAGTTCAGAGAAAAATACAGAAGAAAGTTTAATTAATGTTTTAAATAATTTTTGTAAAAGCTGA
- a CDS encoding immunity protein Imm33 domain-containing protein, with the protein MKKYIENAGSCIITKSLMNGETKLRWLFREEPINNIDTGWIAFGDKDNDEYVDNPKNLAVVDLNTLVNIEPTVLNVYEMPIGTDLIFINENGEKYFINSKTNEQIREKVKSPFMVAFKKNLDFLKKNEYSKDTIEKLFTKSGKITLFTVGDVDFPTGEIIIADPFYYLHSEKHRQILNRTIPIGKYEVELAICDSKTLYKRVIGAKLKVKNDKIVRYEFTMPKGYTIDDSHILNGFGVDAGLASFCDASVVEEYTKFWYDWQKDNPNKNYYNDYFNKFFEESYKKYPEIQTSHGNFIYWEIPKTHHQIAIFETGFGDGYYMSLWGLNEKDEVCEIVIPFINPELID; encoded by the coding sequence ATGAAAAAATATATTGAAAATGCTGGTTCTTGTATTATAACAAAATCTTTGATGAATGGAGAAACTAAATTAAGATGGTTATTTCGTGAAGAACCTATTAATAATATTGACACTGGTTGGATAGCTTTTGGTGATAAGGATAATGATGAATATGTAGATAATCCTAAAAATCTTGCTGTTGTTGATTTAAACACTTTGGTAAATATAGAGCCTACTGTTTTAAATGTATATGAAATGCCCATAGGAACTGATTTAATTTTTATAAATGAGAATGGAGAAAAATATTTTATCAATTCAAAAACTAATGAGCAAATAAGAGAAAAAGTAAAATCTCCTTTTATGGTAGCTTTTAAAAAAAACTTAGACTTTTTAAAGAAAAATGAATATTCAAAAGATACCATAGAAAAACTTTTTACAAAATCTGGTAAAATAACTTTATTTACTGTTGGAGATGTTGATTTTCCAACAGGAGAAATAATTATTGCTGACCCATTTTATTATTTACATAGTGAAAAACATAGACAAATTCTTAATAGAACTATACCAATAGGAAAATATGAAGTTGAACTTGCAATTTGTGATTCAAAAACTCTATATAAAAGAGTAATTGGGGCAAAATTAAAAGTAAAAAATGATAAGATTGTTCGTTATGAATTTACTATGCCAAAAGGATATACAATAGATGATTCACATATTTTAAATGGTTTTGGTGTAGATGCAGGACTAGCAAGTTTTTGTGATGCTTCTGTTGTAGAAGAATATACTAAATTTTGGTATGATTGGCAAAAAGATAATCCTAATAAAAATTATTATAATGATTATTTTAATAAATTTTTTGAAGAAAGCTATAAAAAATATCCTGAAATACAAACAAGTCATGGGAACTTCATATATTGGGAAATTCCTAAAACACATCATCAAATTGCAATATTTGAAACAGGTTTTGGAGATGGTTACTATATGAGTTTGTGGGGACTTAATGAAAAAGATGAAGTTTGTGAAATAGTCATACCTTTCATTAATCCTGAACTTATAGACTAA